CCCCAGTCTATACCATCCATCGGCATGTAAGTGGTCACCTGCCGGTCTATCCTGAAGAGGATACGCAGGATGGGCATGATCAGAGAGAAAGACAATAGGTTGAGCAGTGCACTCAGCGTATTAGCCACCACGCTCCATGCCACATACTTCTTATAGGGTGGCACGAAACGGCGTATAGCACTGAAAAAATGCTTCATAATAATCGGGCGGTTGCAGCTAAAATCTCCGAAAGATACGTGTTTTTGGAGAAAGACGGCTCCCCGGGTCTGTGTCCCGAAGGCTCTTCCATCCGAGCTTTTCCTCCACTGCGGGAACGAAAAAACAGCAGATGGAGGGCATTTCTCTCTCCGACGTTTTTACGTCTGAAAAAATGCTCGCGCGTGGATCGTAAAAACGTGGCGCGAGAAATTTTTCGTTTTGGCGCGAGAAGCGAAAAATTTTCGAACCAAAACGAAAAAATTTAGGCGCGTATTTTCCCCAAAAATCGCACCGCAATCTCATCATTTTTCGTTCGTGATTTCTCTGTAAGCGGCTACTCTTCGACGGAATTCCTTCACCTTTTTCCATGAGCGGAAATATATAGAATAGATACATGTTTGCTCCCTTGAGGCAAATAATACCGAAGAAGAATGCCAGCCGACTTGCTCCTTGATACTTGTCGCCGTTTCCCGACAGTTGAGGGGAGGTCCGAATGTGGAAAATCGACATGGTCTTTTAAACTTATTTCTCTTTTCCCCTCTATTTCAGTTGTAGGGTAAATCGTAAAATACCATTTCGGAGAATGGGAACGATAGCACCTATTTTTCTTTTCAAACTTTTCTTATGCGATCGATTTATCAATTACTGTTGTCAATACTCCTTGCTTCTCTTGGTTTCGTCGGGCTGGAAGCCCAACAAGCCGGAGTAGCAGGTAGAGTATTGGACGAAGAAGGCAACCCCATGATTCAAGCCAACGTACAGCTTGTACAGAGTACCGGCCAAGTAGCCGTTGCCGCAGGTGCCACTAATGAAAAAGGGTTGTTCAGCCTGAAAACGTCACAGGAGGGTGACTACATTCTGCGCGTTTCATATGTAGGTTACACTACCCACGACGAAAAAATATCTCTTAGAAACGGGCAAACCATTACGCTCAAAGATATATCCATGAACGAAGATGCCCGTCTTCTACAGAGTGTGACGGTGCAGGCTAAAGCGGCAGAGGTCGTGGTACGCAACGACACGCTCGAATTCAATGCCGGATCCTATACCGTAGCACAAGGAGCTTCTATCGAGGAACTGATCAAGAAGCTACCCGGAGCAGAGATCGGATCCGATGGGAAGATCACCATCAACGGCAAGGACATTAGCAAGATCCTTGTCGATGGCAAAGAGTTTTTCTCCAAAGATCCACAGGTGGCAATAAAGAATCTTCCGGCCGATATGGTCAATAAAGTACAGGTACTGAACAAACTGAGCGAGCTGTCGCGGATGAGCGGTTTCGATGATGGAGAAGAAGAGACCGTAATCAACCTGACGGTGAAGCCCGAAAAAAAGAAAGGCCTCTTCGGAACGCTTCAGGCCGGCTACGGTACTGACCAACGCTATATGGCCGGAGGGAACGTCAATCGGTTCGATGGGAATAAGCAATGGACATTGATCGGTAGTGCGAACAATACGAACAATATGGGCTTTAGCGAGATGAGCAGCGAGATGGGATCCATGACCTTCTTCTCTCCCCAAGGCGGTGGTCGACGCGGCTTCGGCAATAGTGGAGGTGTTACGTCTTCGTCGATGCTGGGCGGCAACTTCAGTGTCGAATTCTCCTCTGCCCTTAATACGGGAGGCGATGCACGCTACGGATACAACGACAAGGCCATAGAGACGACCAAACGTGTGGAAAATATCCTCGCCGAAGGGAATACTTATATGGACGAAAATATATTGGAACGCTCTTTCTCTCACAATGGTCAGGCTCGATTCAGGATGCAATGGAAACCGTCCGAACGTACCGAAGTGGTATTCGAGCCGGATCTTTCGATATCGAAGATTGATGGGTTCTTTAACGACACATACGAGACGAAAGATGCCACCGGAATCTCTATCAACAAAGGTTCTATCCACCAAACTACACAAGGAAACAACTTCAGACTGAACGGAGAATTGGATATCAGTCACAAGCTCAACGATGAAGGCCGTACAATCAGTGCCTCCGTCAGTGGCGGTCTGACCGACGAAGACGGAGATGGCATATATCAGGCTGTGCTCCAAAGCGTGGAGACGAATCAAAAGCAATTCAACGACAACTCCAACCTGCAATATCGCCTTCGCCTCTCGTATGTGGAACCGTTGGGTAAAAACTACTTCGCACAAGCTATTCTGAACAGACGTTTCTCTCGTCGCAATTCGGATCGTGAGGTGTACCGACTGGGCGATGACGGGCAATACTCCATATTAGACAGTCAGTACGGACTCTCCTACAGTAACGAGTTCACCCAGTATCGCATCGGACTCAACCTCAAGAAGATTGCCAAAACGTGGGACTACACCATAGGATTCAATGTGGATCCCAACAGAACTGTCAGCTATCGGAACGTAGCCGGAGTAGAGCAGGACAAACTGGCTTTCAATCGTGTCAATCTCTCCCCGATGCTCCGAATCAACTACAAACCGAGCAGGACTACCAACCTCCGAGTGGACTACCGAGGACGCACGACACAACCATCCATCAATCAGATCGCTCCCGTTCAGGACATCACGAATCCGCTATTCGTGACGGAAGGCAATCCCGGTCTGAAGCCGAGCTATTCCAACAATGTGATGGCCATGTTCTCGGACTTCGATGCCAAAAGTCAGCGAGCTTTCAACATTGTTTTCTTCGGCAACTATACATTCGACGACATCGTCCCCAATACGCACTACGATCCGTCTACAGGGATCCGTACCACTCGTTACGAAAACGCCTCCGGTACATGGCAAGCGAATCTTCATGGGACACTATCGGTTCCACTCAAGAACAGGGCATTTTCTTTCAGGATGTCCTTGTTCAACAGGTTGGCCGAAGGACAAAGCTTCATCAATGACGATAAGAACAAAGCTCTCTCTTTCCGAACGAGGGAACGCCTGACGCTGACCTGTCGCAACAATTGGATCGATACGAGTATCGGTGGCAATATCGGATTCTATATGGCTAATAATAGTCTGAGCGGACAGAAAGATTCTCGCACATACGATTTTGGCGGCAATTATCAAGTTGCCCTAACGCTTCCCTATGGATTCCGTATCGACAGCGATGTTGAATACAATACGAACTCCGGTTACAGTGGAGGATTCAGTCTGGACGAATGGCTTTGGAATGCTTCGCTTTCATACAGCTTCCTCCGTGACAAGGCCGGTACACTGCGTGTCAAAGGCTATGACATCCTCGGTCAGCGGTCAAGTATCAGCCGTTCTGCTACGGCCATCAATATAGAAGAGAGCATGTCCAATACGATCGGACGCTACGTGATGGTGGACTTTATCTACCGATTCAACGCCTTCAGTGGTGGTGGATCTCGCAGCGATCATCAGCGTGGCAATATGAATCGTCCGGGCCCACCTTTCGGCGGTGGCAGACGACCGTCCTGATCAGACGCCACCTATCTGCAAGAGACAAAGTGTGTAAGTGTTTTTATAACAAACCGATCGAGGGGCTGTGTCAAAATTTGATTTTGTCGCAGCCCTCTTTCTTTGCTCCTTGCAGTCGGTTAGGCAACCGGCTTCATCTTGGAGGCCCTACTTTATTAGCTTTTCGAAGACATAGAAGCGAATCAGGCTAAGATTGTATTTATTCTGTACAGACACTGAAAAACAGTCAATTGACAACGAAATCTCCCGGAAAATGCCGTGCGACAGTCTCATCTGTCGGTTTAACAGCTATCTATCGGTTTCACAGCTCGCACGGAACCTCCCACTCCCCGAACCTGCCATCCGACACAGAGCAGATAGCATCTTCCATCAATAGACCATAGTATCCTCTCATATGAGACCATAGTATCCTCTCATGCGAGACCATAGTATCCTCTCATATGAGACCATAGTATCCTCTCATGTGAGACCATAGTATCCTCTCATATGAGACCATAGTATCCTCTCATAGGAGACCATAGTATCCTCTCATGCGAGACCATAGTATCCTCTCATAGGAGACCATAATATCCTCTCATGTGAGACCATAGTATCCTCTCATATAAGCGTATCGACTTGGGTCAAAAATACATTCCGTGCTTTCTTGTATCGATTCGCTGACATGACGTCCCTGAACGAAACCTCTTCGTTGGATGATTTTCCTTGTCGTGCCATCGTTTTGTGTATTGATCATACCATAAACACACAAAACAATCGGCCGACACACAATAAAATGAATGGATAAATGGATAAAGTGCCTGCTTATTGCACAAAGGTCTTCTTAGAGCAGGTAAGGATTTTGTTTGACAAACCACGTGAGGAATTGCTCGAAATGATCTTCTCTTCCCCTGCTGTCGAGTCCTCTGATCAAGAAAAAGACTTGCCCGATGAGAGCCGTCTGTCCTACTTGTCTATCGTAGAATAGTGGGGCGATGGGCTTGTCCTTGTGGCCTGCTGCCGGTGATCCATGGCTTTTTTGGAACGACAATTCAAATGGCATAACTTTGTCCGGACAATAAAAACCACAAAAGCATGGATTTGCATTTCGAAAATATCAGGCGGGAATATGACAAACGAAGCCTTTCCGCCAGCGACCTGACACCTACTCCTTTCGACCTTGTCACCAGATGGTTGCAAGATGCGGTCGAAGCCAAAACATATGAGCCTACAGCCGTTATCGTCGGGACGGCTACTCCTGACGGTCATCCCAGTACGCGAACCGTTTTGCTCAAGGAGTTTTTGAACAACGAATTTATCTTCTACAGCAACTATGAGAGTCGCAAGGGGCAGCAAATGGCTGCTAATCCGCACGTCTGTCTCACATTCCTCTGGCACGAACTGGAGCGTCAGATACATGTGGAGGGGGATGTACGCATTTTAGAGCCGGAGCTTAGCGATGCTTATTTTGCTACACGTCCGTACAAAAGTCGGGTAGGGGCGCGCATTTCGCCACAGAGTCGTCCTATACCGGGGCGTTCTTTCATCGTACAGGAATTTATGAAGGAGTCGCTCAAATATGCCGGTCGGACTGTGCCACGTCCTGACACTTGGGGTGGCTTTGCCGTGAAGCCGGTACGAATAGAATTTTGGCAAGGGCGCGAAAGCCGCTTGCACGATCGCTTCCTGTACGAACTCCGGCCCGATGCTTCCTGGTCTGTTCACCGCTTGGCTCCGTAACTATCTGTATCCAAATACAAAAACTACCTCATTCGAATGAAACAAAAACTAATCCTTGCGATACTGCTTATGTCTTTCGTTTCTTTGTTTAGTTGTGCTTGCAAGAATGCTGCACAGACAAATACCCCGGCGGACAAGTCGATCGTAAACAATGTAAACGCCGATCGCTTCCGCGAATTATTGGCTGATCCTGCTATACAATTGATCGACGTTCGCACTGCGGAAGAGTATGCCCAAGGTCATATTGCCAATGCCAAGCTGTTGCCCGTCACGGACAGTAACTTCAAGGAGCAGGCCGATCAGGAGTTGGACAAGGCGCATCCCGTAGCCATTTACTGCCGGAGCGGAGGACGAAGTGCCAAAGCCGCCGATATTCTTTTGCGTAGAGGCTATTTTGTTTACAACCTTCTGGGCGGATATAAAGGCTATCCGTACAAGTAGTGATACTTGGAGAGCTTTCGGGACAGGTTTCTCTACTTGCTCTCTACCCATAGCTCTTGTTTTCTTCTCCTTTATGGTTTCACCCCGAATGGATCGCCCTAAGCCTTCATATATTGTTCGAATAGCAGCCATTCTCTGCTTGTTTGTCGGCAGGCCTTTGTTTGCGCAGAGCTATGTGGACTACGTCGATCCGCTGATCGGGACGCTAAGTTCTTTTGAGCTGAGTGCGGGCAATACCTATCCGGTGATCGGTTTACCGTGGGGAATGAATAGCTGGACACCGATGACCGGTGTACCCGGTGACGGCTGGCAATATACCTACTCGGCACACAAGATTCGCGGATTCAAACAGACCCACCAGCCCAGTCCATGGATCAACGACTACGGCCAATTCTCCCTTCTTCCCCTTATGGCACCGCAGAAGCCATCATCGAACGACTCCGTAGCTCTGACTAAATGGTGCAAGCAACTCTTTTCGGACGAACAGGCCTCGTGGTTCTCGCACAAAGCGGAGACGGCGACGCCATACTATTATAGTGTCTATTTGGCCGATTACGACACACGCGTGGAGATGGCCCCGACCGAGCGTGCAGCTATCTTTCGCATACGTTATTCCGGCAATACCGAAAGTGGCTCCGGTCGATGGCTTCGTCTTGATGCCTTTACCGGTGGTTCGGAGATTAGCATCGTGGATCCTCACACCGTAGTGGGCATATCTCGCAAGAATAGCGGAGGTGTGCCGGCTAACTTCGCCTGTTATTTCATCTTGCAGTTCGATATTCCTATGGCCGATGTCCTGCTTGAGACAGATACCGGCAAGACAGACGAAGGCACAAGGGTATGGGCAGCCTGTCGCTTCGATTCGCAAGAAGTTACCGTCCGGGTGGCATCTTCTTTTATCAGTGTCGAGCAGGCCGAAAGAAATCTTGCGGAAGTCAAAGGGCAGAGTTTCGACCGGATCAGACTTGCCGGTCGCGAAGCTTGGAATAAGGTGCTCGGACGCATACATGTGGAAGGAGGAACGAAGGATGAGCGCACTACATTCTATTCCGCACTCTATCGCTGTCTGCTTTTTCCCCGTCGCTTCTATGAGGAGGATGCTTCCGGCAATTTTGTGCATTACAGCCCCTACAGTGGAGAGGTACTTCCCGGTTATCTCTATACCGATACCGGATTTTGGGACACTTTTCGAGCCCTTTTCCCCCTGCTCAATCTGCTGTATCCCGATGAAAACATTAAAATTCAGGAAGGTCTGCTGAATGTATATCGCGAGAGTGGCTTTTTCCCCGAATGGGCCAGTCCGGGCCATCGGGATTGTATGATAGGCAACAACTCTGCTTCTGTTCTGGCGGATGCCTATCTCAAGGGTGTTCGGGTAGAAGATACCCGTACACTGATGAACGGACTCTTGCATGCTACGAAAGCCGTCCATCCGAAAATATCCTCCACGGGGCGCAGAGGTTGGGAGTGGTACAACTCCTTAGGCTATGTTCCGGCTGATGCAGGTATCAACGAAAGTGCTGCCCGTACGCTCGAATATGCTTATAACGATTGGTGCATCCTCCGACTGGGGCGCACATTGGGTTGGGATAGAGCAGCATTGGACACGTTGGCTCATCGTTCTATGAACTATCGTCATCTGTTCGATCCGGAAACCAAACTCATGCGCGGTAGAAATCAGGATGGTAGTTTCCGGATACCTTTTTCCCCTTTCAAATGGGGAGATGTATTCACGGAGGGCAATGCCTGGCACTATACTTGGTCGGTCTTTCATGATGTGCAGGGGCTTATCGACCTGATGGGAGGAGATCGCCCGTTCGTGTCTATGCTCGATTCGGTATTCAATACTCCTCCTATGTTCGATGAGAGCTATTACGGATTTGTCATCCACGAAATCAGAGAGATGCAAATAGCGGATATGGGCAATTATGCTCATGGCAATCAGCCCATACAGCATATGATATATCTGTATAATCATGCCGGCTATCCATGGAAAGCTCAGGAGAGACTACGCGAAGTGATGGGGCGGCTCTATCGTCCTACTCCGGATGGGTATTGCGGCGATGAAGACAACGGACAGACTTCGGCTTGGTACGTTTTCTCTGCTCTTGGCTTCTATCCTGTTACACCCGCTACGGATCAGTATGTGCTCGGCTCGCCGATTTTTTCCAAGGTAATACTCTCTTTTCCCGATGGACACAAAACGGTGTTGCATGCTCCGGCCAACAGTGCCGATACGCCTTACATCCGCTCGATCAGCGTAGAAGGAAAAGAATGGAGCTGCAATTACCTGACTCACGAACAGCTTCGCTCTTCTGCATCCATTCAATGGATGATGGACACGAAACCCAATTATAACCGTGGTACGAAGGAAAGTGACAGACCTTATTCCTTCTCCACGGAGCAACAGCGTCGCGCTAATCACAGTAATTAATGATACATTTCCCCACTTCGGACTATGAATACGAACAAAGCATTTACGCCCCGACGATCTATACTGATGAGCTTGCTTGGCTTTTTCCTCCTTGTGCTAAGCTCTGCCGGATGTAAAGATGATGTCCAGACCGACATATTTAAGGGGCCTGTGGACTACGTGAATCCTTATATGGGCAATATCAGTCATCTGCTCATTCCCACTTTTCCCACTGTGCATTTGCCCAATAGTATGTTGCGCATGTGTCCGGTACGAACCGACTATACTTCTCAGTTAATGGACGGACTACCCTTGTTGCTGACCTCTCATCGCGGAGCAAATGCTTTTCGTCTCAGTCCGTTGAACCACCTGCCGGATTCCATCCCCGCAGTTGCGAGCTATACCTATGACAATGAAGCGGTGCGTCCTTACCGCTATTCCGTCTTGCTCGATGAGGAGGATGTAGAGGTGGATTTTGCGCCTTCTTTTCGTAGTGCCATTTACCGCTTGGGCTTCAATGCCGATAGCAGCCGGCATTACCTCGTCGTTCACTCTGAGAAAGGGGAATTGACTGCCGAAGGTAATGTCATATCCGGCTATCGCTATTTTCAGGACAGTACGCGAGTATTTGTCTATATGGAGACGGAGCAGCAGCCTGTGACGTACGCTCGCCGTTCGGAAAAAGGCGAGTACATCTGGAATAAGGGCAAGGTAACGGGCAAAACTCTCGTGCTGAACTACGATCTGGCCGGAACGGATCTCTTCCTTCGCTATGGTATTTCCTATATCAGTGTGGCACAAGCCAAAAAGAATCTTCGTCAGGAAATACAGGCTTACAACGTGGAAGTGGTGTCCAAGATGGGACGGAACGAATGGAACAAAACATTGGGCAAAGTGCAGATCGAGGGAGGTACGATTCCTCAGCGACAGGTATTCTACACCAGTCTTTATCGTACTTATGAACGGATGATCAATATCTCGGAGGATGGTCATTTCTACAGTGCCGAAGATCATGCTGTGCATCCGGATAGGGGCATTCCTTTCTATACAGACGATTGGGTGTGGGACACCTATCGGGCTG
This genomic stretch from Porphyromonas gingivalis ATCC 33277 harbors:
- a CDS encoding DUF1661 domain-containing protein; amino-acid sequence: MVRKFFASRAKTKNFSRHVFTIHARAFFQT
- a CDS encoding DUF1661 domain-containing protein codes for the protein MAREAKNFRTKTKKFRRVFSPKIAPQSHHFSFVISL
- a CDS encoding TonB-dependent receptor; its protein translation is MRSIYQLLLSILLASLGFVGLEAQQAGVAGRVLDEEGNPMIQANVQLVQSTGQVAVAAGATNEKGLFSLKTSQEGDYILRVSYVGYTTHDEKISLRNGQTITLKDISMNEDARLLQSVTVQAKAAEVVVRNDTLEFNAGSYTVAQGASIEELIKKLPGAEIGSDGKITINGKDISKILVDGKEFFSKDPQVAIKNLPADMVNKVQVLNKLSELSRMSGFDDGEEETVINLTVKPEKKKGLFGTLQAGYGTDQRYMAGGNVNRFDGNKQWTLIGSANNTNNMGFSEMSSEMGSMTFFSPQGGGRRGFGNSGGVTSSSMLGGNFSVEFSSALNTGGDARYGYNDKAIETTKRVENILAEGNTYMDENILERSFSHNGQARFRMQWKPSERTEVVFEPDLSISKIDGFFNDTYETKDATGISINKGSIHQTTQGNNFRLNGELDISHKLNDEGRTISASVSGGLTDEDGDGIYQAVLQSVETNQKQFNDNSNLQYRLRLSYVEPLGKNYFAQAILNRRFSRRNSDREVYRLGDDGQYSILDSQYGLSYSNEFTQYRIGLNLKKIAKTWDYTIGFNVDPNRTVSYRNVAGVEQDKLAFNRVNLSPMLRINYKPSRTTNLRVDYRGRTTQPSINQIAPVQDITNPLFVTEGNPGLKPSYSNNVMAMFSDFDAKSQRAFNIVFFGNYTFDDIVPNTHYDPSTGIRTTRYENASGTWQANLHGTLSVPLKNRAFSFRMSLFNRLAEGQSFINDDKNKALSFRTRERLTLTCRNNWIDTSIGGNIGFYMANNSLSGQKDSRTYDFGGNYQVALTLPYGFRIDSDVEYNTNSGYSGGFSLDEWLWNASLSYSFLRDKAGTLRVKGYDILGQRSSISRSATAINIEESMSNTIGRYVMVDFIYRFNAFSGGGSRSDHQRGNMNRPGPPFGGGRRPS
- the pdxH gene encoding pyridoxamine 5'-phosphate oxidase, with the translated sequence MDLHFENIRREYDKRSLSASDLTPTPFDLVTRWLQDAVEAKTYEPTAVIVGTATPDGHPSTRTVLLKEFLNNEFIFYSNYESRKGQQMAANPHVCLTFLWHELERQIHVEGDVRILEPELSDAYFATRPYKSRVGARISPQSRPIPGRSFIVQEFMKESLKYAGRTVPRPDTWGGFAVKPVRIEFWQGRESRLHDRFLYELRPDASWSVHRLAP
- a CDS encoding rhodanese-like domain-containing protein; protein product: MKQKLILAILLMSFVSLFSCACKNAAQTNTPADKSIVNNVNADRFRELLADPAIQLIDVRTAEEYAQGHIANAKLLPVTDSNFKEQADQELDKAHPVAIYCRSGGRSAKAADILLRRGYFVYNLLGGYKGYPYK
- a CDS encoding GH92 family glycosyl hydrolase gives rise to the protein MDRPKPSYIVRIAAILCLFVGRPLFAQSYVDYVDPLIGTLSSFELSAGNTYPVIGLPWGMNSWTPMTGVPGDGWQYTYSAHKIRGFKQTHQPSPWINDYGQFSLLPLMAPQKPSSNDSVALTKWCKQLFSDEQASWFSHKAETATPYYYSVYLADYDTRVEMAPTERAAIFRIRYSGNTESGSGRWLRLDAFTGGSEISIVDPHTVVGISRKNSGGVPANFACYFILQFDIPMADVLLETDTGKTDEGTRVWAACRFDSQEVTVRVASSFISVEQAERNLAEVKGQSFDRIRLAGREAWNKVLGRIHVEGGTKDERTTFYSALYRCLLFPRRFYEEDASGNFVHYSPYSGEVLPGYLYTDTGFWDTFRALFPLLNLLYPDENIKIQEGLLNVYRESGFFPEWASPGHRDCMIGNNSASVLADAYLKGVRVEDTRTLMNGLLHATKAVHPKISSTGRRGWEWYNSLGYVPADAGINESAARTLEYAYNDWCILRLGRTLGWDRAALDTLAHRSMNYRHLFDPETKLMRGRNQDGSFRIPFSPFKWGDVFTEGNAWHYTWSVFHDVQGLIDLMGGDRPFVSMLDSVFNTPPMFDESYYGFVIHEIREMQIADMGNYAHGNQPIQHMIYLYNHAGYPWKAQERLREVMGRLYRPTPDGYCGDEDNGQTSAWYVFSALGFYPVTPATDQYVLGSPIFSKVILSFPDGHKTVLHAPANSADTPYIRSISVEGKEWSCNYLTHEQLRSSASIQWMMDTKPNYNRGTKESDRPYSFSTEQQRRANHSN